The Thunnus thynnus chromosome 2, fThuThy2.1, whole genome shotgun sequence genome includes a region encoding these proteins:
- the LOC137168496 gene encoding nuclear factor 7, brain-like — protein MAERAVLEGFLTCHVCSETFRDPVSLTCNHNFCSSCLQKFWEQAENKNCPICKRKSSKDYPLVNLTLNELADSFAGRKKAGSSEIEKGEEKLMATCSKHQEEPEMFWEDEQRAVCPVCEFSLHQSHKVVPVEQAVSDLKDQLKSDLKSLQDKRNKYKQVEKTYNEVIQHSKKQLLSTERKIRAEFNKLHQFLKEEEESRLAALREEQEQKGKTISREMKRIQEQISSLSDSISAVEEDLQKHKVSFLSSYKPTQTRARDQCSLPDPQLVSGALIDVAKHLGNLSFRVWEKMKEKVHFSPVILDPNTASPWHYLSDDLTSVRRGNTKQQLPDNPERNTNYATVLGSEGFSSGRQHSWEVEVGDHPGWNVGLVKESVDRKGKCLPSPENGIWCLKHYSSKCTNGDGRTVRVKKSLQRIRVQLDYDKGEVSFYDPEDMTHICTHRDTFTEKLFPYFSVGPAGGAKTTDIKIC, from the coding sequence ATGGCTGAGAGAGCTGTTCTTGAAGGTTTCCTGACTTGCCATGTGTGTTCAGAGACTTTCAGAGATCCTGTGTCTCTGACCTGCAACCACAACTTCTGTTCAAGTTGTCTGCAAAAATTCTgggaacaagctgaaaacaaaaactgtcccatttgtaaaagaaaatcttcaaaAGATTATCCTTTGGTGAACCTTACACTGAATGAACTAGCTGACTCTTTTGCTGGGAGAAAGAAAGCTGGATCATCTGAGATagaaaagggagaggagaaatTGATGGCAACATGTAGTAAACATCAAGAAGAGCCTGAAATGTTCTGGGAGGATGAACAGAGAGCTGTGTgtcctgtctgtgagttttcTCTCCACCAGAGTCACAAGGTGGTTCCTGTAGAACAAGCAGTCAGTGACCTGAAGGACCAGCTGAAATCTGACTTAAAGTCTCTACAGGACAAGaggaacaaatacaaacaagtggagaaaacatacaatgaaGTGATTCAACACTCTAAGAAGCAGCTGTTGTCCACAGAGAGGAAGATCAGAGCAGAGTTCAACAAGCTCCACCAGttcctgaaagaggaagaggagtccaGACTGGCAGCTCTGAGGGAGGAACAGGAGCAGAAGGGGAAGACtatcagcagagagatgaagaggattCAGGAGcagatctcctctctgtcagacagtatctctgctgttgaagaagacctgcagaaacacaaggTGTCATTCCTCAGCAGTTATAAACCCACTCAGACCAGAGCCAGAGACCAGTGCTCACTGCCAGATCCACAGCTGGTCTCAGGAGCACTGATAGAtgtggccaaacacctgggcaacctgtCCTTCAGAGTctgggagaagatgaaggagaaggtcCACTTCAGTCCTGTCATTCTGGACCCAAACACTGCCAGCCCCTGGCACTATCTATCTGAtgatctgaccagtgtgagacgtggaaacacaaagcagcagctcCCTGATAATCCAGAGAGAAACACTAATTATGCCACTGTTCTGGGCTCTGAGGGCTTCAGCTCAGGGAGGCAGCACAgctgggaggtggaggtgggagacCATCCTGGCTGGAATGTGGGTTTGGTTAAAGAGTCAGTTGACAGGAAGGGAAAGTGTCTCCCTTCACCAGAAAATGGAATCTGGTGTTTAAAGCATTACAGTTCAAAATGCACTAATGGAGATGGTAGGACTGTcagagtgaagaagagtctcCAGAGGATCAGAGTTCAGCTGGACTATGACAAGGGGGAGGTGTCCTTCTACGACCCTGAAGACATGACTCACATCTGCACTCACAGAGACactttcactgagaaactcttcCCTTATTTCAGTGTTGGACCAGCTGGTGGTGCTAAAACCACTGATATCAAAAtctgttaa